DNA from Candidatus Cloacimonas acidaminovorans str. Evry:
TAATGTTTGTTCCCGGTTGGGGAACTTTAGGTGATCCTGATACGGTTGCTTCAATGCTGATTTTAGGGCAGGTAGCAAAAAAAGCCGCCGAATTTGATGTCCGTTTAATTTCACCTCATTGTGACTATATGGTTTTGCCTTTAGCTCAGGAAATTATTCAAAATGCGTATAATGAAGTTGGACGTCCGGATGCCTTTAATTCCAATGATATTTTCTTCATTTCTTATGATCAGTTTCCTTACTGTGCAGGAATCAATGGAATAACGGTGAGGGAAAGAGTTGCCACCATTTTTTATATGGGATATTTTAATGCCGAAGCACTGCTGTTAACGGAAACAGGAAACCAAACAGGCGCTTTTCAGATTGCCGGAACCGATGCTATAACCCAAGTGCCGTTCTTTATTACTACCTGTTCTTACACCTTGATTGGAGAAGAATTTTATGCTGCTTCTGCCTATATTTCCCGCAATCCGGACTTGGTTAGTATGTTGAAGGCATCGGATTATTTTAAAGCTACAATTATAATTGTATTGTTGATTGGCACTTTGCTGGCAACCCTGAATTTTACCGGTTTCATCAATGCCTTTCCGATTGAGTAAAAAAGGTGGAAAGGCATTAAACCCTGGAAGGTTGAAATCTCCGTCAACCTCTAATAAAATATGAAGTTACCAATACAATAGTTCATTATTCTCCGGAATTTTCCTAACTCCTTCTAAATAAATATAATTACATCTTCTTCCTTGATTGCATTGCTTACCCATTTCTTACTCATTACTAATGCCATCCGTAATGGGTAAGCAATGCTTCAGCAATTCAGGCAGGAAATAAATCCCATTTTTGTCACTGAGAATAACTTTTTGTCACCATATATTATTATGGGAGCAAGATAATTGGTCTACCGAATTCTGCTGCGCGAGATGCGGAAAATAATACAAACAATATAAATAGCAGATTTAAAAGGCATAAATATTTTTTATTTTATGCTGATGCTCGCTTGCACAGGAATGACCAATAACTTATCCTAAAAAAATGATATAAGGAGAAAAGAAATGAAAGCAACACGCGCCAATCTTCTGGGTGAATTTACTGGTCACTTGGATGGACTTATCTATTACCGGAGCAAGAAAAACGGCAAACTTTATGTGCGCCGTCGCTTTAAATTCAAAAATCATCCCGCTCATCCGGTATTTACAAAAAATATCCAAAACATTTATGCACTTTCCCCTTCAGAGGGTTATAAGCAAAACTTGAAAATATATATTGCCTTGTTCAACGCTAATCTGCCGGAGGGGAAAAAGCCCTTGCACACTTGGACAAATGCCTACACAACATTGATGTTCGCTTTGCAAAAGGCATTTCCCGAGACGGTAAATCTCGGCACTCTTACAAGGGACCAAATCTATAGCCAAAACCTTCCCTGCAAAAGCGTGAAACAGGCAGTAGAAGCAGGTTTATTACCCCTTGTTGAGACATACGAACTCCTCAGCGCAGAATTTTAGACAATATAACTTAGATAAGGGTATTTGGGTGAGGCGTTTTTAAAAATAGCGGACTATTCTTAAAGCCAAATAATACAGCTACTGGAAAAAGGGTTGGCAAATTCTTTCTTTGCCTCAGCAATAAAAGGTTTCTAAAGGAATTTATGCTTTTGCTCTCTGCCCTCTGCCTTCAGCGCTTTGCTCTCAACTTTCTGTTCTTTGCCCTCCGCCTATTTGATGATGGTAACTTTTTTCTGCCTGCTTTGATTGTGGGAATTCAATTGTAATAAATAAACTCCGTTAGGTAAATTCAGGTTTAAGTTCTGAGAGACAATGCCATTAGCACCACCGGAAAAGGTTTGTTCACAGACCTTTTGTCCCCGGATGTTATAAACAACAAGTTTGGCAGGTGACTTATCCTGAAAATAACTGATAGTAAAACTATTACGAATAGGATTGGGTTTCACTTCCAGTTGCAGAAAAGCAGGATTTTGGTTCTCATCTTCAACTGCATTAGGTATAATGGTTAAAGTGATCATATTGGAAGGAGAAGATATGTGGTCGGGAGAATAAAACGCACACACATAAAAAGAATAAGTTCCCGGTGTTAAATCGGAAATACTGCAGGAAGTTGTTTCTGCAGGTAAAGTTGTATACAGCTCTTCATCCACATAAACAAAATAATTATCTGGAGTAATTGATGGTGCCTGCCAACCTAAATGAACGGTTCCTTGAGCATCTACAAAGCCATTCAGAAATTGAGGAGCAGGATAATAAGCACCTCCCAAAGTTCCATCCGGATTTAAGCGCATTGCATAAATATCATAGTTAACGCCTTCCTCATAAGCCAGAACACACCAGCCGGCATTAGCAACATCCAAATCAAAATGCAGTTTGGGATTTCCCACGGAATCAAGAAAAATATCAGCACTCCAGGGACTGCTTTGATCACTTTTTACAGCATTAACTTTCAAGTGCTCATTGTAGCTGTCTCCCGGGTTAACAGCCAAAGAATAAATACCATAAGCGGTATCCTGATAAAAATAAGCTGCAACAGGATCGGAATAAGAATTCCCTTGAGCAATTATCTGTACTCCAGTATCTCCCCAAAGACGATTTCCCGAATAATCCATAAGCTGTCTGGCAAGGCCTATATTGTTCTGATCAGGATCGGTAGTGCGATACCAGGCAAAAACCTTTTCATTAACTGTGTCCACTGCCAACTTAGGATAATATTGCTGATTGAAAGTATCTGTGGAAATAAGAGTTCCGTTTTCAGATGTAGTAACAGTTCCACCGGAATTAACTCTTGCCATATAGACCTCATTGATCATATCATTATAACGATCATCATACCAGGCAAGAACTGCTCCTCCATTACCATCAGACACAAATGGAATAATCTGTTCCCAGGCAGGTAAGCCACTTGCATTATTGATAGCTACATCCCAAATAGTTGTTCCCTGCGGAGAAAGTTTGGTTACAAAAATCTGACGGTTGGGAGCCCAAAAAGGTCCGCTGTCTATATAATATTTCAGCAATAAGTTGCCATCTCCGGAATCCAGCAATTGGGGCCAGGTAAAACTAATGGCATCACCGGCAAAAGTGAGGCCATTTGTTCCCCATAAAAACTCTCCGCTTGGGGATATCCTTTGCAGATGGATTTCCGTAGTAAGAGCATTTCTCTGCCAGGCAACATAAACATCTCCACTGGAATGACAGAGAAGAATTGGACTTAGATTACTGAAATCAGCGCTAATATCGTTGGAAAGAGCTATGCCATTTGGAGAAAGCAAAATATTGCCATCACTATCCACTTTATAAAGCATTATATTGTTAACTCCGGCAGTGCGAATATCCTGAAAAGTAAGCCAGGCATTTCCGGAACTATCCACATCCAAATCCCATTCGGTTAACCAAGTCATTTGCGGAAAGTTGCTGACCAAAATGCCCCGGGGATTTTGCCATAAATGATTGCCTGAGGAATCCAAATATTGCATCCAGACCTCATAACTGCCGTTTAAATTGTCAAAACGGGCAAGATACATATTGCCATTATTACAAATAGCAATTTTGGGGATAACCTGCTCTCCAGCACCTCCTGCTAAAAG
Protein-coding regions in this window:
- a CDS encoding T9SS type A sorting domain-containing protein encodes the protein MKRIILLLSLFLLFYGLNAQFSNSALTPTLLAGGAGEQVIPKIAICNNGNMYLARFDNLNGSYEVWMQYLDSSGNHLWQNPRGILVSNFPQMTWLTEWDLDVDSSGNAWLTFQDIRTAGVNNIMLYKVDSDGNILLSPNGIALSNDISADFSNLSPILLCHSSGDVYVAWQRNALTTEIHLQRISPSGEFLWGTNGLTFAGDAISFTWPQLLDSGDGNLLLKYYIDSGPFWAPNRQIFVTKLSPQGTTIWDVAINNASGLPAWEQIIPFVSDGNGGAVLAWYDDRYNDMINEVYMARVNSGGTVTTSENGTLISTDTFNQQYYPKLAVDTVNEKVFAWYRTTDPDQNNIGLARQLMDYSGNRLWGDTGVQIIAQGNSYSDPVAAYFYQDTAYGIYSLAVNPGDSYNEHLKVNAVKSDQSSPWSADIFLDSVGNPKLHFDLDVANAGWCVLAYEEGVNYDIYAMRLNPDGTLGGAYYPAPQFLNGFVDAQGTVHLGWQAPSITPDNYFVYVDEELYTTLPAETTSCSISDLTPGTYSFYVCAFYSPDHISSPSNMITLTIIPNAVEDENQNPAFLQLEVKPNPIRNSFTISYFQDKSPAKLVVYNIRGQKVCEQTFSGGANGIVSQNLNLNLPNGVYLLQLNSHNQSRQKKVTIIK